The segment GCACCGCGCGGTCCGCCTCGCTCCCCTCGCCAGAGGCCTCGAGCTGGCGGAGCTGCTGGAGCCTGCCGGTGTCCTGCAGGAATTCGTTGAGGGCGATCTCCGCTTCCCCGAGCGCGCGCTGCGCCTGCTCGTTGTCGTCGGCCAGGCCCATCTTGGCGATCCAGAACTGGTCCTCCTTCCGCGTGTGGAGGGCGAGGTAGGCGTCTTTGAGGTCGGTCAGGGTGCGGCTGAGTTCACTCATGCCGACAAGCCTAAACGCCCTCCCACGGTCCACGCGAGGAGAACGTCGCGGCTCCCGACGGGCTTTGGTAGCTTGTGGGCATGCACATCGATTTCCCCCACCGCCTCTCCCAGGCAGAGGCGAAGGCACGGCTCCAGGCCCTCGGCGACTACCTCCAGAACAAACACGGGATCGGCGTCACCTGGCAGGGCGAAAGCGCCCGGATCCAGGGTCGCTACATGGTCGTCTCGATCGACGGCACCGTCGACGTCGGGGCCGACAAGGTCGTCTTCGACGGCAAGGACCCGGGCATGCTCTGGCGCAAGAAGGCCAAGGACTACCTGACCCACAAGCTCGGCAAATATCTCGACCCGAGCGTGCCGGCGGACCAGCTGCCCCGCCGCTGATCGGGCCCCCGGGGAGCGCGCCTCGCGAGGGCGCGCTCTCTCATTTGTAGCGCGGCAGCTCCCCGGCCCGGAGCCGGGTGAGGTAGGCGTCGAGCTCCTCGCGCACCCTGCCGGAGAGCAGCACCACGCCGATCAGGTTGGGGAAGCCCATCGAGAGGAGCATCAGGTCCCCGAAGGCGAGGACGTTCTCCGCCGTGATCACGGCGCCCAGGAACGTGGCCCCGAGGTAGAGCAGCCGGTAGACGACGATGGCCCGCTCGCCGAAGAGCCAGGTCCAGCAGCGATCGCCGTAGTAGTACCAGCTGATCAGCGTCGAGAAGGCGAAGAGCCAGACCGCGACGGCGAGCACGTAGGGGA is part of the Vulgatibacter sp. genome and harbors:
- a CDS encoding polyhydroxyalkanoic acid system family protein: MHIDFPHRLSQAEAKARLQALGDYLQNKHGIGVTWQGESARIQGRYMVVSIDGTVDVGADKVVFDGKDPGMLWRKKAKDYLTHKLGKYLDPSVPADQLPRR